The following are encoded in a window of Cupriavidus oxalaticus genomic DNA:
- a CDS encoding methyltransferase family protein encodes MSEILAANDRADAAPKSNLREVLLEVVLRSSTALVLGVFAYVAIRQWLADPSRITLLLLVIANCLTVGLSLFVRVPKKRDWNPITVLCSLGASYYFLGIQLAPGQHLAPEIVGACLQLVGISWQIYAKLTLRFSFGILPANRGIVSHGAYRFVRHPIYLGYLIADVGFLLTNFGLQNLLVYTGLYALQAVRINREEALLSDDPEYRQYREKVRFRAVPGIY; translated from the coding sequence ATGTCAGAAATCCTGGCGGCAAACGATCGGGCCGACGCAGCACCCAAGAGCAACCTTCGGGAAGTCCTGTTGGAGGTGGTACTCAGGAGTTCCACTGCCCTTGTGCTGGGCGTGTTCGCCTATGTGGCGATCAGGCAGTGGCTGGCCGATCCATCGCGCATCACCTTGCTGCTGCTGGTGATTGCAAATTGCCTGACAGTCGGACTGTCCCTTTTTGTCCGGGTGCCAAAAAAGCGGGACTGGAATCCAATCACAGTCCTGTGCTCATTGGGCGCTTCCTACTATTTCCTTGGCATCCAGCTGGCACCCGGGCAACACCTAGCGCCGGAAATCGTCGGAGCGTGCCTGCAGCTTGTCGGGATTTCATGGCAGATCTACGCCAAGCTGACGCTGCGCTTCTCGTTCGGAATACTGCCTGCCAACCGCGGGATCGTGTCGCACGGGGCTTACCGGTTCGTGCGGCATCCGATCTACCTGGGCTACCTCATCGCTGACGTCGGCTTCCTGCTCACGAACTTCGGACTGCAAAACCTGCTGGTCTACACCGGCCTGTATGCACTTCAGGCCGTGCGGATCAATCGGGAAGAGGCGTTGCTGTCCGACGACCCCGAATACCGCCAGTATCGCGAGAAAGTCCGGTTTCGCGCGGTGCCTGGCATCTACTGA
- a CDS encoding TPM domain-containing protein, producing the protein MPHLRRALHHFATTAGTARRHFPAEAQQQLHAAVHAGESRHRGEIRVVIEASLPLGHAWAGVTPRERARFLFGALEVWNTADHTGVLLYINLADHAVELLADRGIDASVGPAVWRELCDELAHGLKQDLSVAPVLVTVARIHELLAHHFPSDGGHNPNELDDRPVVI; encoded by the coding sequence ATGCCCCATCTCCGACGCGCCCTGCATCATTTCGCCACCACCGCCGGCACCGCGCGCAGGCACTTCCCGGCCGAGGCCCAGCAGCAGCTCCATGCGGCCGTGCATGCCGGCGAGTCGCGCCATCGCGGCGAGATCCGCGTGGTCATCGAAGCCAGCCTGCCGCTGGGTCACGCCTGGGCCGGCGTGACCCCGCGCGAGCGCGCCCGCTTCCTGTTCGGCGCGCTGGAAGTCTGGAATACCGCCGACCATACCGGTGTGCTGCTCTATATCAACCTGGCCGACCACGCCGTCGAACTGCTGGCCGACCGCGGCATCGACGCCAGCGTGGGGCCGGCGGTATGGCGCGAACTATGCGACGAACTGGCGCACGGCCTGAAGCAGGACCTGTCGGTGGCACCGGTGCTGGTCACGGTGGCGCGCATCCACGAGCTGCTGGCCCACCATTTCCCGTCTGACGGCGGGCACAACCCCAATGAGCTGGATGACCGGCCGGTCGTGATCTGA
- a CDS encoding TPM domain-containing protein, with product MGLTSGLTSGRSQQPSSWRTGLAALLLWLAAWLCAPALAADGFVPVPPLTQRVTDLTGTLNTQQRTALENVLAEYEQQRGSQIFVLMVPTTEPEPIDAYSIRVADAWRAGRKGIDDGVIVLIAKDNPPGLRKMRLEVGRGVQGSLTDAMSKRILQDVMAPHFRQNDFYGGLAAGISAIQATIDKEGLAGPQPRKPQQSSALADWLPVLFPLAIILFFFIGAMRRSRGPQIVTTRRGRDVIAGGLGGLGGYGMGQDWGRRGGGFGGGFGGGGGGGGGFSGGGGGGFDGGGASGNW from the coding sequence ATGGGCCTGACCAGCGGCCTGACCAGCGGCCGTTCGCAGCAGCCGTCCTCCTGGCGCACCGGGCTGGCCGCGCTGCTGCTGTGGCTGGCGGCATGGCTGTGCGCGCCGGCGCTGGCGGCCGACGGCTTCGTGCCGGTGCCGCCGCTGACCCAGCGCGTCACCGACCTGACCGGCACGCTCAACACGCAGCAGCGCACCGCGCTGGAAAACGTGCTCGCCGAATACGAGCAGCAGCGCGGCAGCCAGATCTTCGTGCTGATGGTGCCGACCACCGAGCCCGAGCCCATCGACGCCTACAGCATCCGCGTGGCCGACGCCTGGCGCGCCGGGCGCAAGGGCATCGACGACGGCGTGATCGTGCTGATCGCCAAGGACAATCCGCCGGGCCTGCGCAAGATGCGGCTCGAGGTCGGGCGCGGCGTGCAGGGATCGCTGACCGATGCCATGTCCAAGCGCATCCTGCAGGACGTGATGGCGCCGCACTTCCGCCAGAACGACTTCTACGGCGGGCTGGCGGCGGGCATTTCCGCCATCCAGGCCACCATCGACAAGGAAGGCCTGGCCGGGCCGCAGCCGCGCAAGCCGCAGCAATCCTCGGCGCTGGCCGACTGGCTGCCGGTGCTGTTTCCGCTGGCGATCATCCTGTTCTTCTTTATCGGCGCCATGCGGCGCTCGCGCGGGCCGCAGATCGTCACCACCCGGCGCGGCCGCGACGTGATCGCCGGCGGCCTGGGCGGGCTGGGCGGCTACGGCATGGGGCAGGACTGGGGGCGGCGCGGCGGCGGCTTCGGAGGCGGTTTCGGCGGTGGTGGTGGTGGTGGTGGCGGCTTCAGCGGCGGAGGCGGCGGCGGCTTCGATGGCGGCGGCGCGTCCGGCAACTGGTGA
- a CDS encoding LemA family protein yields MRASSSLFSSTRSPLPVLRWLLLAAMASLLSACGYNDFQAKDEAVKAAWSEVINQYQRRADLIPNLVNTVKGYATHERETLEAVTRARAAATSIQVSPETLNDPEAFKRFQQAQGELSGALSRLLAVSENYPQLKADASFRDLQSQLEGTENRITVARQRYIAAVQDFNILARSFPTNLTAMIFKYPVKPSFTVDNEKAISTPPAVKF; encoded by the coding sequence ATGCGTGCCTCTTCCTCCTTGTTTTCGTCGACGCGCTCGCCGCTGCCCGTGCTGCGCTGGCTGCTCCTGGCGGCCATGGCCAGCCTGCTGAGCGCCTGCGGCTACAACGACTTCCAGGCCAAGGACGAGGCGGTCAAGGCGGCCTGGAGCGAGGTCATCAACCAGTACCAGCGCCGCGCCGACCTGATCCCCAACCTGGTCAATACCGTCAAGGGCTACGCCACGCACGAGCGCGAGACGCTCGAAGCGGTGACCAGGGCGCGCGCCGCCGCCACCAGCATCCAGGTCTCGCCCGAGACCCTGAACGACCCGGAAGCGTTCAAGCGCTTCCAGCAGGCGCAGGGCGAACTGTCCGGCGCGCTGTCGCGCCTGCTGGCCGTGTCCGAGAACTACCCGCAACTGAAGGCCGACGCCTCCTTCCGCGACCTGCAGTCGCAGCTTGAAGGCACCGAGAACCGCATCACCGTGGCGCGCCAGCGCTATATCGCCGCGGTGCAGGACTTCAACATCCTGGCGCGCAGCTTCCCCACCAACCTGACCGCGATGATCTTCAAGTACCCGGTCAAGCCGTCGTTCACGGTGGACAACGAGAAGGCCATCTCGACGCCGCCGGCGGTCAAGTTCTGA
- the hemL gene encoding glutamate-1-semialdehyde 2,1-aminomutase, translated as MSRNQQLFDRAQQTIPGGVNSPVRAFRSVGGTPRFITRAEGAYMWDADGQRYIDYIGSWGPMIVGHAHPEVVRAVQETAAHSFSFGAPTEAEITMAEEICKLVPSIEQVRLVSSGTEATMSALRLARGFTGRDLIIKFEGCYHGHADSLLVKAGSGLLTFADTTQNAPSSAGVPADVTRHTMVLEYNNVEQLEQAFAKHAGEIAAVIVEPVAGNMNLVRASDAFLKAMRELCTRDGAVLIFDEVMTGFRVALGGAQAHYGIRPDMTCLGKVIGGGMPAAAFGGRRDIMAKLAPLGGVYQAGTLSGNPLAVAAGLTTLKLIQAPGFYDKLAAQTRKLADGLADAARAAGVPFAADAIGGMFGLYFREGVPGSFAEVTRGDTARFNRFFHAMLDNGVYLAPSAFEAGFVSAQHDDAILGATLDAARKAFAAA; from the coding sequence ATGTCCCGTAACCAGCAGCTCTTCGACCGCGCCCAGCAGACCATTCCTGGCGGCGTGAACTCCCCCGTGCGTGCCTTCCGCTCGGTGGGTGGCACGCCGCGCTTCATCACGCGCGCCGAAGGGGCTTATATGTGGGATGCCGATGGCCAGCGCTATATCGACTACATCGGCTCCTGGGGCCCGATGATCGTCGGCCATGCCCACCCCGAGGTGGTGCGCGCGGTGCAGGAGACCGCGGCCCACAGCTTCTCGTTCGGCGCGCCGACCGAGGCCGAGATCACCATGGCCGAGGAAATCTGCAAGCTGGTGCCGTCGATCGAGCAGGTGCGGCTGGTGTCTTCCGGCACCGAGGCCACCATGAGCGCGCTGCGGCTGGCGCGCGGCTTTACCGGCCGCGACCTGATCATCAAGTTCGAGGGCTGCTACCACGGCCATGCCGACAGCCTGCTGGTCAAGGCCGGTTCGGGCCTGCTGACCTTTGCCGACACCACGCAGAACGCGCCCTCCTCGGCCGGCGTGCCGGCCGACGTGACGCGCCACACCATGGTGCTGGAGTACAACAACGTCGAGCAGCTGGAGCAGGCCTTCGCCAAGCATGCCGGCGAGATCGCCGCGGTGATCGTCGAGCCGGTGGCCGGCAACATGAACCTGGTGCGCGCCAGCGACGCCTTCCTGAAGGCCATGCGCGAGCTGTGCACCCGCGACGGCGCGGTGCTGATCTTCGATGAAGTGATGACCGGCTTCCGCGTGGCGCTGGGCGGCGCCCAGGCCCACTACGGCATCCGCCCGGACATGACCTGCCTGGGCAAGGTCATCGGCGGCGGCATGCCGGCGGCGGCCTTCGGCGGCAGGCGCGACATCATGGCCAAGCTGGCCCCGCTGGGCGGCGTCTACCAGGCCGGCACGCTGTCGGGCAATCCGCTGGCGGTGGCCGCCGGCCTGACCACGCTCAAGCTGATCCAGGCGCCCGGCTTCTACGACAAGCTGGCCGCGCAGACCCGCAAGCTGGCCGACGGCCTGGCCGACGCCGCGCGGGCGGCCGGCGTGCCGTTCGCGGCCGACGCCATCGGCGGCATGTTCGGCCTGTATTTCCGCGAAGGCGTGCCCGGCAGCTTCGCCGAGGTGACCAGGGGCGACACCGCGCGCTTCAATCGCTTCTTCCATGCCATGCTGGACAACGGCGTCTACCTCGCGCCGTCGGCGTTCGAGGCCGGCTTTGTTTCGGCACAGCACGACGACGCCATCCTGGGCGCCACCCTCGACGCCGCGCGCAAGGCGTTCGCGGCGGCCTGA
- a CDS encoding rubredoxin: MEYKTWMCLICGWIYDEAAGAPEDGIAPGTRWEDVPINWTCPECGARKEDFEMVAI; encoded by the coding sequence ATGGAATACAAGACTTGGATGTGCCTGATCTGCGGCTGGATCTACGACGAAGCCGCAGGCGCGCCGGAAGACGGCATCGCCCCGGGAACCCGGTGGGAAGACGTGCCCATCAACTGGACCTGCCCGGAATGCGGCGCGCGCAAGGAAGATTTCGAGATGGTGGCCATCTGA
- a CDS encoding response regulator, giving the protein MRVAQTEENQRVNAAGASIAAPGVPMPDTRAHARRKVLVIDDSSTIRRTAEIFLSQAGYQVLLAEDGFEALAKVGELHPDLVFCDILMPRLDGYQTCSLIKKSPRFHAIPVIMLSSRDGVFDRSRGRLVGAHDHLAKPFTRETLLHAVQACLPLRADVAEKALPAC; this is encoded by the coding sequence ATGCGGGTCGCTCAAACAGAAGAAAACCAGCGGGTCAATGCCGCCGGCGCCAGCATTGCGGCGCCTGGCGTACCAATGCCGGACACCCGGGCGCACGCGCGCCGCAAGGTGCTGGTCATCGACGATTCCAGCACCATCCGCCGCACCGCGGAGATCTTCCTGTCGCAGGCGGGATACCAGGTATTGCTGGCCGAGGACGGCTTCGAGGCGCTGGCCAAGGTCGGCGAGCTGCATCCGGACCTGGTCTTCTGCGACATCCTGATGCCCCGGCTGGACGGGTACCAGACCTGCTCCCTGATCAAGAAAAGCCCGCGCTTCCACGCCATCCCCGTGATCATGCTGTCCTCGCGCGACGGCGTGTTCGACCGCTCGCGCGGCCGCCTGGTGGGGGCGCATGACCATCTGGCCAAGCCGTTCACCCGCGAAACGCTGCTGCATGCCGTGCAGGCCTGCCTGCCGCTCCGCGCTGACGTGGCGGAAAAGGCTTTGCCGGCATGCTGA
- a CDS encoding response regulator: protein MTAINKILIVDDSPTEALFMSDLLGKRGFKVSVAGNSDQAFARLESESFDLILMDVVMPGQNGYQATRAIKRDDRFKDIPVIMCTSKGLDTDRIWGMRQGASDYIVKPVDGEELLGKIAALAH, encoded by the coding sequence ATGACTGCCATCAACAAGATCCTGATCGTCGACGATTCCCCGACCGAAGCGCTGTTCATGTCCGACCTGCTCGGCAAGCGCGGCTTCAAGGTCTCGGTCGCCGGCAACAGCGACCAGGCCTTCGCGCGCCTGGAATCGGAAAGCTTCGACCTGATCCTCATGGACGTGGTGATGCCCGGCCAGAACGGCTACCAGGCGACCCGCGCGATCAAGCGCGACGACCGCTTCAAGGACATCCCCGTGATCATGTGCACCAGCAAGGGACTGGACACCGACCGTATCTGGGGGATGCGCCAGGGCGCGTCGGACTACATCGTCAAGCCGGTCGACGGCGAGGAACTGCTGGGCAAGATCGCCGCGCTGGCGCACTGA
- a CDS encoding chemotaxis protein CheW, which produces MNAPRQDLRARHTRLQDYQAMLARRLREARSLPAADSYLALQIGARHWLLPLAETGEVLDMRQPSRVPLTQPWYSGLVNARGSLLGVIDFSLFCGGAPTPVQPGSKLVVLSRQVERACAIVATRVAGLRHAPDLGLPHGEAAQGHDEVAAWEGQRFADRDGRDWQVLDVRALLEAPAFLQVGRSAA; this is translated from the coding sequence ATGAATGCGCCACGCCAAGACCTACGCGCCCGCCACACCCGCCTGCAGGACTACCAGGCCATGCTGGCCCGGCGCCTGCGCGAGGCGCGCAGCCTGCCCGCCGCAGACAGCTACCTGGCGCTGCAGATCGGCGCGCGCCACTGGCTGCTGCCGCTGGCGGAGACCGGCGAGGTGCTCGACATGCGCCAGCCCAGCCGCGTGCCGCTGACACAGCCGTGGTACAGCGGCCTGGTCAATGCGCGCGGCAGCCTGCTCGGCGTGATCGATTTCAGCCTGTTCTGCGGCGGCGCGCCCACGCCGGTGCAGCCCGGCAGCAAGCTGGTGGTGCTGTCGCGCCAGGTGGAGCGTGCCTGCGCGATCGTGGCCACGCGCGTGGCGGGCTTGCGCCATGCCCCGGACCTGGGCCTGCCGCATGGGGAGGCGGCGCAAGGACACGATGAGGTGGCGGCCTGGGAGGGCCAGCGCTTCGCGGACCGCGACGGGCGCGACTGGCAGGTGCTCGACGTGCGCGCGCTGCTGGAGGCGCCGGCGTTCCTGCAGGTGGGCCGCAGCGCGGCCTGA